The Haemophilus parainfluenzae genome window below encodes:
- the glmU gene encoding bifunctional UDP-N-acetylglucosamine diphosphorylase/glucosamine-1-phosphate N-acetyltransferase GlmU, which translates to MTNKALSVVILAAGKGTRMYSDLPKVLHKVAGKPMVKHVIDTANQLGAENVHLIYGHGGELMRERLANESVNWVFQAEQLGTGHAMQQAMPFFRDDENVLMVYGDGPMITPETLQKLIDAKPENGIAVLTVVLDNPTGYGRIVRENGKVVGIVEQKDATPEQLKIQEINTGVLVSDGASFKKWLARLDNNNAQGEFYITDVIGLAHQDGCPIVAVQATDFMEVEGVNNRLQLAKMERYYQRKQAEKLLLAGVMLIDPERFDLRGTLEHGKDVEIDVNVIVEGNVRLGDRVKIGAGCVLKNVTIGDDVEIKPYSVLEDATIGEKAAIGPFSRLRPGAELAAETHVGNFVEIKKSTVGKGSKVNHLTYVGDTEIGENCNIGAGVITCNYDGANKFKTIIGNNVFVGSDTQLVAPVTVADGATIGAGSTITQNIEKDELVITRVPQRHIQGWQRPVKKK; encoded by the coding sequence ATGACAAATAAAGCATTAAGCGTGGTGATTTTAGCCGCCGGTAAAGGCACTCGTATGTATTCTGATTTACCAAAAGTCTTGCACAAAGTGGCAGGAAAACCGATGGTAAAACATGTGATCGATACGGCAAATCAATTAGGTGCGGAAAACGTGCACTTAATTTATGGTCACGGTGGCGAATTAATGCGTGAACGTTTGGCAAATGAAAGCGTGAACTGGGTATTCCAAGCGGAACAATTGGGTACAGGACATGCTATGCAACAAGCGATGCCTTTTTTCCGTGATGATGAAAATGTTTTAATGGTGTATGGCGATGGCCCAATGATTACACCGGAAACATTGCAAAAATTAATCGATGCGAAACCTGAAAATGGTATCGCAGTGTTAACGGTCGTATTAGATAACCCAACAGGTTATGGTCGAATTGTACGTGAAAATGGCAAAGTTGTAGGGATTGTTGAACAAAAAGATGCAACGCCTGAGCAACTCAAAATTCAAGAGATTAATACAGGTGTGTTAGTTTCAGATGGTGCAAGTTTCAAAAAATGGCTAGCGCGTTTAGATAATAATAATGCACAAGGCGAGTTTTATATTACTGATGTAATTGGCTTAGCTCATCAAGATGGTTGTCCGATTGTAGCTGTTCAAGCAACTGATTTTATGGAAGTTGAAGGGGTGAATAACCGCCTACAATTAGCCAAAATGGAACGCTATTATCAACGCAAACAAGCAGAAAAACTTTTACTTGCAGGCGTGATGTTAATTGACCCAGAGCGTTTTGATTTACGTGGTACATTAGAACACGGTAAAGATGTTGAAATTGATGTAAATGTGATTGTGGAAGGTAATGTACGTTTAGGCGACCGCGTGAAAATTGGCGCTGGCTGCGTATTGAAAAATGTGACCATTGGTGATGATGTTGAAATCAAACCTTATTCTGTTTTAGAAGATGCGACAATTGGTGAGAAAGCGGCAATTGGTCCATTCTCTCGTTTACGTCCAGGTGCTGAATTAGCCGCTGAAACTCATGTGGGCAACTTTGTAGAAATTAAAAAATCCACAGTGGGTAAAGGCTCTAAAGTAAACCACCTCACTTATGTGGGTGATACTGAAATCGGTGAAAACTGTAATATTGGTGCAGGTGTCATTACTTGTAACTATGACGGTGCGAATAAATTTAAAACAATCATTGGTAACAATGTATTCGTAGGTTCTGATACACAATTAGTCGCGCCAGTTACTGTGGCAGATGGCGCAACGATCGGTGCAGGCTCAACGATTACTCAAAATATTGAGAAAGATGAGCTTGTGATTACTCGTGTGCCGCAACGTCATATTCAAGGTTGGCAAAGACCGGTGAAGAAAAAGTAA
- the fucI gene encoding L-fucose isomerase, which yields MTSITQSNRVKIGIRPTIDGRRMGVRESLEDQTMSMAKSVAELLQSHIRHTDGAFVECVIADTCIGGVAEAAACADKFKHENVGLTITVTPCWCYGSETIDMDPHMPKAIWGFNGTERPGAVYLAAALAGHSQLGLPAFSIYGTEVQEADDTSIPSDVKEKLLRFARAGLAVATIRGKSYLSIGSVSMGIAGSIVNQQFFQEYLGMRNEYVDMTEIKRRLDRKIYDQEEMDLALSWVKQYCKDGIDVNSPENQRSPEERAELWENVVKMTIIARDLMVGNPKLAKLNFGEEALGHNAIAAGFQGQRHWTDHLPNGDFMEAMLNSTYDWNGVRPPYILATENDSLNAVCMLLGNQLTGQAQIFADVRTYWSPDSVERVTGFRPEQGFLHLINSGSAALDGTGQHKDANGNPTIKPAWEVTEEDGKRCLEHTRWCPAVHEYFRGGGLSSQFLTKGGMPFTMHRINLIKGLGPVLQIAEGWSIDLPKEINDALDHRTNETWPTTWFVPRLTGKGAFNDVYSVMANWGANHCVATYGHIGADLITLASMLRIPVCMHNVEDADVFRPSSWNGFGQDKEGQDYRACKNFGPLYK from the coding sequence ATGACATCTATCACTCAATCAAATCGAGTAAAAATCGGTATCCGCCCAACTATTGATGGTCGTCGCATGGGTGTACGCGAATCATTAGAAGATCAAACCATGAGCATGGCGAAATCCGTTGCTGAATTATTACAAAGCCACATTCGCCATACGGACGGCGCTTTCGTTGAATGCGTTATTGCCGATACCTGTATTGGTGGTGTAGCAGAAGCTGCCGCCTGCGCCGATAAATTTAAACATGAAAATGTAGGCTTAACCATTACCGTCACCCCTTGCTGGTGCTACGGTTCCGAAACTATCGACATGGATCCGCATATGCCAAAAGCCATTTGGGGCTTTAACGGCACTGAACGTCCAGGCGCTGTTTATTTAGCGGCAGCCCTCGCAGGTCATTCTCAATTAGGCTTACCAGCTTTCTCCATTTATGGTACGGAAGTACAAGAAGCTGATGACACAAGCATCCCATCTGACGTTAAAGAAAAACTATTACGCTTTGCTCGTGCCGGTCTTGCGGTTGCGACTATTCGCGGCAAATCATACTTATCTATCGGTTCCGTTTCCATGGGTATCGCCGGTTCTATCGTCAACCAACAATTCTTCCAAGAATACCTCGGTATGCGTAACGAATATGTGGACATGACCGAAATCAAACGCCGCTTGGATCGCAAAATTTACGATCAGGAAGAAATGGATTTAGCGCTTTCTTGGGTGAAACAATATTGCAAAGACGGTATTGACGTAAACAGCCCGGAAAATCAACGCTCCCCGGAAGAACGCGCCGAACTTTGGGAAAATGTGGTGAAAATGACCATTATCGCCCGTGATTTAATGGTGGGTAATCCGAAATTGGCAAAATTAAACTTTGGCGAAGAAGCTCTCGGTCACAATGCTATTGCTGCCGGTTTCCAAGGTCAACGCCATTGGACCGACCATTTACCGAACGGTGACTTTATGGAAGCCATGCTAAATTCCACTTACGACTGGAACGGCGTGCGCCCGCCATACATTCTTGCGACCGAAAACGACAGTTTGAACGCGGTTTGTATGTTGCTTGGTAATCAGCTCACCGGTCAGGCACAAATCTTTGCCGACGTACGGACTTACTGGAGCCCAGATTCCGTAGAACGCGTTACCGGTTTCCGTCCGGAACAAGGCTTCCTGCATTTAATTAACTCCGGTTCCGCTGCCCTTGACGGTACAGGTCAACATAAAGATGCCAATGGCAACCCAACCATCAAACCGGCATGGGAAGTCACGGAAGAAGACGGCAAACGTTGTTTGGAACATACCCGTTGGTGTCCTGCGGTACACGAATACTTCCGTGGGGGCGGTTTATCCTCTCAATTCTTAACCAAAGGCGGCATGCCGTTCACCATGCACCGCATTAACCTCATCAAAGGCTTAGGCCCTGTGCTACAAATTGCTGAAGGTTGGTCCATTGATTTACCGAAAGAAATCAATGATGCGCTTGACCATCGTACAAATGAAACTTGGCCGACAACTTGGTTTGTGCCTCGCTTGACAGGTAAAGGTGCATTTAACGACGTATATTCTGTGATGGCGAACTGGGGCGCTAACCACTGTGTTGCAACTTACGGTCACATCGGCGCAGACCTCATCACGTTGGCTTCCATGTTACGCATTCCAGTTTGCATGCACAACGTTGAAGATGCCGACGTGTTCCGCCCAAGCTCTTGGAACGGTTTCGGTCAAGACAAAGAAGGTCAGGACTACCGCGCCTGCAAAAACTTCGGACCGCTTTATAAATAA
- the fucK gene encoding L-fuculokinase, whose product MSIVLIFDCGATNLRTIAMNDKGKVVASHHLANNTQQGSESPDYHIWDFEEIWQKLTVCADNTIAQLKQQQVDLKEIVGISVTTFGVDGAPFDKNGQQLYPIISWKCPRTVPVMENLPQLLDIKALYQRNGIGQYSFNTLFKLLWLKENKPDIFQKMDKFVFISSMLTQRLTDKFTTDHTMAGTSMMTRLATGNWDEDILKLLGLSQKHFPPLHNAGEKVGVLTSALADHWGLNRIPVISCGHDTQFAVFGSGAGLNQPVLSSGTWEILMARTEHAEPQFDFVPQGLTTEFDAQQNCFNPAVQWVGSGIMEWLGKLLFADVHGTDQYYPTMIAEGSAAAEKGMQSAVNFQGVFSQLGQGNISGLSMFSSRGEIYLAALYYMANQLKQGLEVLQQVSHFKAESLLCVGGGSKNPLWNQIRADVLGLPIDVVDIAESTVLGAAMFTFAGIGIYLTPEQAQKAMQPNRKRIYPSA is encoded by the coding sequence ATGTCTATCGTACTGATTTTTGATTGCGGCGCGACCAATTTACGTACTATCGCCATGAATGACAAAGGCAAAGTCGTGGCGTCCCATCACCTTGCCAACAATACCCAACAAGGCAGCGAATCGCCTGATTATCATATTTGGGATTTTGAAGAAATTTGGCAAAAATTAACGGTGTGTGCGGATAATACAATCGCTCAATTAAAGCAACAACAGGTTGATTTAAAAGAAATCGTAGGCATTTCCGTCACTACGTTCGGCGTGGACGGCGCACCATTTGATAAAAACGGGCAACAACTTTATCCGATTATTTCGTGGAAATGCCCGCGAACGGTGCCAGTGATGGAAAATCTCCCTCAGTTGCTAGACATAAAAGCCCTTTATCAACGTAACGGTATCGGACAATACAGCTTCAATACCTTATTCAAACTGCTTTGGTTGAAAGAAAACAAACCGGATATTTTCCAAAAAATGGATAAATTCGTGTTCATTTCTTCCATGCTAACCCAACGTTTAACTGACAAATTTACCACCGACCACACCATGGCTGGCACATCCATGATGACCCGTCTCGCTACAGGAAATTGGGACGAGGACATTTTAAAACTGCTCGGTTTAAGCCAAAAACACTTTCCACCATTACATAACGCAGGTGAAAAAGTGGGAGTGTTAACTAGTGCACTTGCCGACCATTGGGGCTTAAATCGCATTCCCGTGATTTCCTGCGGTCACGACACCCAATTTGCCGTATTTGGTTCCGGTGCGGGATTGAATCAACCAGTACTCAGTTCAGGCACGTGGGAAATCTTAATGGCCCGCACGGAACACGCCGAACCACAATTTGATTTTGTGCCTCAAGGCTTAACCACCGAATTTGACGCTCAGCAGAATTGTTTTAACCCCGCCGTGCAATGGGTCGGTTCAGGCATTATGGAATGGCTCGGTAAATTGTTGTTCGCCGATGTACATGGCACTGACCAATATTACCCGACCATGATCGCCGAAGGCTCCGCTGCAGCTGAAAAAGGCATGCAAAGTGCGGTCAATTTTCAGGGTGTTTTTAGCCAACTTGGACAAGGCAATATCAGCGGACTTTCTATGTTCTCCTCTCGTGGAGAAATCTACCTTGCTGCGCTTTATTACATGGCAAACCAACTCAAACAGGGCTTAGAGGTATTACAACAAGTCAGTCATTTCAAAGCGGAAAGTTTGCTTTGCGTTGGCGGTGGCTCGAAAAACCCACTCTGGAACCAAATCCGTGCAGATGTTTTAGGTTTACCGATTGATGTCGTGGATATCGCAGAAAGCACTGTGCTCGGCGCGGCAATGTTCACCTTCGCGGGCATTGGGATATACCTAACTCCGGAACAAGCACAGAAAGCAATGCAACCAAATAGAAAGCGGATTTATCCATCAGCATAA
- the focA gene encoding formate transporter FocA, whose protein sequence is MASENLNQSSVALTPVEATDYAESVAAYKAQKRPFLSFLSGISAGACIALAFVFYTTTQTASAGAPWGLTKLVGGLVFSLGVIMVVILGSELFTSSTLTLVARVGGKITTTQMIRNWIVVYLGNFVGGLFIAAVIWFGGQTMAANGQWGLTILATAQHKIHHTWFEAFNLGILCNIMVCVAVWMSYSGKTVTDKAFIMIMPIGLFVASGFEHCVANMFMIPLGIITAHSSTPEFWQQIGIDPMKYADLDLYHFIVKNLIPVTLGNIVGGAVCIGLFQRYLTKAH, encoded by the coding sequence ATGGCATCAGAAAATTTAAATCAATCTTCTGTTGCTCTCACACCAGTTGAAGCAACGGATTATGCTGAAAGCGTCGCTGCGTATAAAGCGCAAAAACGCCCATTTTTATCATTTCTGTCTGGTATTAGTGCTGGGGCTTGTATTGCTTTAGCCTTTGTATTCTATACGACGACACAAACAGCAAGCGCAGGAGCGCCTTGGGGATTAACCAAGTTAGTCGGTGGGTTAGTTTTCTCTTTAGGCGTAATTATGGTAGTAATTTTAGGATCTGAATTATTCACCTCTTCTACTTTAACCTTAGTTGCTCGCGTAGGCGGTAAGATAACCACAACGCAAATGATCCGAAATTGGATTGTGGTATATTTGGGCAACTTTGTGGGCGGTTTATTTATTGCTGCAGTGATTTGGTTTGGGGGACAAACCATGGCAGCAAATGGTCAATGGGGTTTAACCATTTTGGCTACCGCTCAGCATAAGATTCACCATACTTGGTTTGAAGCATTTAACCTTGGTATTTTATGTAACATTATGGTGTGTGTAGCGGTATGGATGTCTTATTCCGGTAAAACTGTTACAGATAAAGCATTTATTATGATTATGCCGATTGGTTTATTTGTTGCATCAGGTTTTGAACACTGTGTGGCAAATATGTTTATGATTCCACTAGGCATTATTACAGCTCATTCTAGTACGCCAGAATTTTGGCAACAAATTGGTATAGATCCAATGAAATATGCAGACTTAGATCTTTATCATTTCATTGTGAAGAATTTAATTCCCGTAACGTTGGGCAACATTGTGGGTGGCGCAGTTTGTATCGGCTTATTCCAACGTTATTTAACTAAAGCTCACTAA
- the rdgB gene encoding RdgB/HAM1 family non-canonical purine NTP pyrophosphatase, whose protein sequence is MKQKIVLATGNKGKVKEMADVLANFGFEVIAQTDLGIESPEETGLTFVENAILKARYAAEKSGLPAIADDSGLVVDALNGAPGLYSARYAGVDGDEADAKNREKLLTELSDVPSERRQAKFVSTIVLLQHPSDPSPIIAQGECDGKIIYEEKGENGFGYDSLFFSPEKGCTFAELETVEKKKISHRAKALAVLKSKLSV, encoded by the coding sequence ATGAAACAAAAAATTGTGCTTGCCACAGGTAATAAAGGCAAAGTAAAAGAAATGGCGGATGTATTAGCTAATTTCGGTTTTGAAGTGATTGCTCAAACGGATTTAGGCATCGAAAGCCCCGAGGAAACTGGCTTAACGTTTGTCGAAAATGCGATCCTTAAAGCACGCTATGCGGCTGAAAAATCAGGGTTGCCGGCAATAGCGGATGATTCCGGTCTCGTGGTAGATGCGTTAAATGGTGCGCCAGGATTGTATTCTGCACGTTATGCTGGAGTAGATGGTGATGAAGCCGACGCGAAAAATCGTGAAAAATTACTGACAGAATTATCCGATGTTCCATCTGAACGTCGCCAAGCAAAATTTGTGAGTACGATTGTGTTATTGCAACACCCAAGTGATCCTTCTCCAATCATTGCTCAAGGTGAATGTGATGGGAAGATTATTTATGAAGAGAAAGGTGAAAATGGCTTTGGTTATGATTCGCTCTTTTTTAGCCCAGAAAAAGGCTGTACTTTTGCAGAATTAGAAACCGTAGAGAAAAAGAAAATCTCTCATCGTGCGAAGGCATTAGCTGTTTTAAAATCAAAATTAAGCGTCTAA
- a CDS encoding DUF305 domain-containing protein yields the protein MKKLMTFITLSAAAVSIYAQANEQPHQAHMNMPMSTDSAMQQEFMQGMNQMHQDMMAAAQYKDPDVAFAAGMLPHHIGAVKMAEVELKYGKDPEMRKLAENIINAQQAEIEQMQKWLKVHNKK from the coding sequence ATGAAAAAACTTATGACTTTTATCACACTTAGCGCTGCTGCAGTTTCAATTTATGCCCAAGCTAATGAACAACCGCATCAAGCACACATGAATATGCCAATGTCGACAGATTCTGCAATGCAACAAGAATTTATGCAAGGTATGAATCAAATGCATCAAGACATGATGGCAGCTGCGCAATATAAAGATCCTGATGTTGCTTTTGCAGCAGGTATGTTGCCACACCATATTGGTGCAGTAAAAATGGCAGAAGTTGAATTAAAATACGGAAAAGATCCTGAGATGCGTAAGCTTGCTGAGAATATTATTAACGCTCAACAAGCAGAAATTGAACAAATGCAAAAATGGCTTAAAGTGCACAATAAAAAATAA
- the ispH gene encoding 4-hydroxy-3-methylbut-2-enyl diphosphate reductase encodes MKIILANPRGFCAGVDRAISIVELALEIHGAPIYVRHEVVHNRFVVNGLRDRGAIFVEELSEVPDGAIVIFSAHGVSQAVRQEAKDRQLKVFDATCPLVTKVHMQVARASRKGTKAILIGHKGHPEVEGTMGQYNNEEGGIFLIESVEDIARLPVQESDDLTFMTQTTLSLDDTAETISALKDKYPAIQGPHKNDICYATTNRQEAVRELAKQCELVVVVGSKNSSNSNRLAELASRMGVKSKLIDDPNDVAADWFEGVETIGVTAGASAPEELVQSVIGRLKEFGADTIEELQGLEENMFFEVPKELRIKEVN; translated from the coding sequence ATGAAGATAATTTTAGCTAACCCTCGTGGATTTTGCGCGGGTGTCGATCGAGCCATTAGCATTGTTGAATTAGCGCTTGAAATTCATGGTGCACCAATTTATGTCCGTCATGAAGTGGTGCATAACCGTTTTGTGGTGAATGGTTTGCGTGATCGTGGGGCGATTTTTGTGGAAGAATTAAGTGAAGTGCCCGATGGTGCTATTGTGATTTTTTCCGCCCACGGCGTGTCACAAGCCGTTCGTCAGGAAGCGAAAGATCGTCAGTTAAAAGTATTTGATGCAACTTGTCCGTTGGTAACCAAAGTGCATATGCAAGTGGCTCGTGCAAGCCGTAAAGGGACGAAAGCGATTTTGATCGGACACAAAGGCCATCCCGAAGTGGAAGGCACAATGGGACAGTACAACAACGAGGAAGGTGGTATTTTCTTAATTGAAAGCGTGGAAGATATTGCTCGTTTGCCGGTTCAAGAAAGTGATGATTTAACCTTTATGACGCAAACCACACTTTCTCTTGATGATACGGCGGAAACTATCAGTGCATTGAAAGACAAATATCCTGCTATTCAAGGCCCACATAAAAACGATATTTGCTATGCTACAACCAATCGCCAAGAAGCAGTGCGTGAATTAGCGAAACAATGTGAGCTAGTCGTGGTTGTAGGCTCAAAAAACTCATCGAATTCTAACCGTTTAGCTGAGTTGGCATCGCGTATGGGCGTGAAATCAAAATTAATTGATGATCCAAATGATGTGGCAGCAGATTGGTTTGAAGGCGTTGAAACAATTGGCGTAACAGCAGGCGCTTCAGCACCTGAAGAGTTGGTGCAATCCGTGATTGGTCGATTAAAAGAATTTGGTGCCGATACTATTGAAGAGCTTCAAGGCTTAGAAGAAAATATGTTCTTTGAAGTGCCAAAAGAGTTAAGAATAAAAGAAGTAAACTAA
- the lspA gene encoding signal peptidase II, whose product MTKNKTGLSFLWLSAVAFILDLLTKYIVVQRFDLYESVNILPVFNLTYVRNYGAAFSFLAEHDGWQKYFFIVLAIGISLMLAYFMKKNSAEQKLQNSAYALIIGGALANMVDRAYNGFVVDFLDFYWDIYHYPVFNVADIAICIGAGLLALDAFKGDKKSGQK is encoded by the coding sequence ATGACAAAAAATAAAACAGGACTTTCATTCCTTTGGTTAAGTGCGGTCGCATTTATCCTTGATTTACTGACCAAATATATCGTAGTGCAACGCTTTGATCTCTATGAAAGTGTGAACATATTGCCCGTTTTTAATTTAACCTATGTGCGTAACTATGGCGCAGCGTTTAGTTTTCTTGCTGAACATGATGGTTGGCAGAAATATTTCTTTATCGTGCTAGCAATCGGGATTTCTTTGATGCTGGCTTATTTTATGAAAAAGAATTCTGCAGAACAAAAATTACAAAACTCAGCTTATGCGCTGATTATTGGTGGTGCGTTAGCCAATATGGTGGACCGTGCGTATAACGGTTTTGTGGTGGATTTCTTAGATTTTTATTGGGATATTTATCATTATCCGGTATTCAATGTGGCAGATATTGCGATTTGTATTGGTGCGGGTTTATTAGCATTAGATGCCTTTAAAGGTGATAAAAAGAGCGGTCAAAAATGA
- a CDS encoding helix-hairpin-helix domain-containing protein → MKLMKHLFSSLFIAGAMLNTQAIAEEKTAEQAQPQTQVQQQTAVQAPSQTVQQTVSDKLNINTASASEIQKALIGIGAKKAEAIVQYREKHGNFTVAEQLLEVQGIGKATLEKNRDRIVF, encoded by the coding sequence ATGAAATTGATGAAACATTTATTTAGTTCATTATTTATTGCAGGCGCGATGTTGAATACACAAGCAATTGCAGAAGAAAAGACAGCAGAGCAGGCTCAACCGCAAACGCAAGTGCAGCAACAAACTGCTGTGCAAGCACCATCACAAACTGTACAACAAACAGTGAGTGATAAATTAAATATCAATACCGCTAGTGCATCAGAAATTCAAAAAGCATTGATTGGTATTGGGGCGAAAAAAGCAGAAGCCATTGTGCAATATCGTGAAAAACATGGTAATTTCACCGTGGCAGAACAACTACTTGAAGTACAAGGCATTGGCAAAGCCACGCTAGAGAAAAACCGAGATCGTATCGTGTTTTAA
- a CDS encoding heavy metal-binding domain-containing protein, whose product MIVTTTPNVEGKQIVEYKQVVFGEVIAGANFMRDFFAGITDVIGGRSSVYERRISRARQDALKELEEKAYALGANAIVGVEVNYTTVGTKSMFMVIASGTAVVVR is encoded by the coding sequence ATGATTGTGACAACAACTCCTAATGTCGAAGGGAAACAAATCGTAGAATATAAACAAGTCGTCTTCGGTGAGGTGATTGCGGGTGCCAATTTCATGCGTGATTTCTTTGCTGGCATTACGGATGTGATTGGTGGGCGTTCTAGTGTTTATGAGCGTCGTATTAGTCGTGCACGTCAAGATGCGTTGAAAGAACTAGAAGAAAAAGCGTATGCCTTGGGTGCTAATGCTATTGTTGGCGTGGAAGTTAACTACACAACAGTGGGCACGAAAAGCATGTTTATGGTGATTGCAAGTGGCACGGCAGTGGTGGTGCGCTAA